A genomic stretch from bacterium includes:
- a CDS encoding GNAT family N-acetyltransferase, with protein MNSPQETFRIEPLSAAFRPWATLVLTEHWGSPRVVTRGRIHHADDLPGFIARRGGEPVGLITYRLEAAEGEIVTLNSLDEQVGIGKKLVETVVETARRAGCRRLWLITTNDNLPALRFYQKRGFVLRAVYPGALDASRKLKPEIPTVGIGGIPLRDEIELELVLRSSGDGGNS; from the coding sequence ATGAATTCCCCCCAAGAGACCTTCCGGATTGAGCCGCTGTCGGCAGCCTTCCGGCCGTGGGCAACTCTGGTGCTGACTGAGCATTGGGGTTCGCCGCGAGTCGTGACGCGCGGGCGAATCCATCACGCCGACGATCTGCCGGGATTCATCGCCCGCCGGGGCGGTGAACCGGTCGGACTCATCACCTACCGGCTGGAGGCAGCGGAGGGTGAGATCGTGACCCTGAACAGCCTCGATGAACAAGTGGGAATCGGCAAGAAGCTTGTCGAAACCGTCGTCGAAACCGCCCGGCGGGCCGGTTGCCGCCGGCTGTGGCTGATCACGACCAACGACAATCTTCCCGCCTTACGGTTCTATCAGAAGAGAGGCTTCGTGCTGCGAGCGGTCTATCCGGGAGCGCTGGACGCTTCCCGAAAGCTCAAACCGGAGATTCCGACGGTGGGAATCGGCGGCATTCCGCTGCGGGACGAGATCGAGCTGGAACTCGTCCTGCGCAGTAGCGGAGACGGGGGCAATTCGTAG
- the pabB gene encoding aminodeoxychorismate synthase component I, which yields MTQAPITSPADSPITAWIELPPDARRFGTQFVFARPIEVWQADEITDVRSALTRVAQAQSAGFYVAGFVTYEASPAFDSALVTPSRSPLPLAWFAAFREPTECLPPPAVALPPPSEPVLLTTEAEYSQSVRRALEHIRAGDIYQVNYTVRADLDLTGCDGYSLFRALLDAVPMPRSAYIDTGEAQIVSLSPELFLRRVGDVIESRPMKGTASRRPSWPEDEAARLALAADEKNCAENVMIVDLMRNDLGRICRAGTVTVPERWRVDRFPTVHQMTSLVRGRLEVGTSLFDIFAATFPPGSVTGAPKVRACQIIAELESEPRGIYCGTIGLFFPGGDFELNVAIRTLTIHPSSFILHPSAVLGIGSGIVADSDPAAEWKETLLKGRFVARRAERFAIYETIRYQPGVPFEDLLAHLHRLRQSCFYFGRCFPLRRIVADLHTLRRALDDRPARIRLDVEDEDVRLEIERINLTWPEEGMIIQLADERLDPEDPRLYHKTTLRPEKYHALEKARACGAYECLFLNMRGEITEGALSNILLKIGGQWLTPALGCGLLPGVWREKQLRRGRCREAVLTPGDLADAEEVRMMNAVRGEGIVRRVIASDGSVVYEAAH from the coding sequence GTGACGCAAGCCCCGATAACATCTCCTGCCGACTCACCGATTACGGCGTGGATTGAACTGCCGCCCGACGCACGTCGTTTCGGTACACAATTCGTATTTGCCCGCCCTATCGAAGTCTGGCAGGCCGACGAGATCACCGATGTTCGATCAGCGCTCACTCGTGTGGCCCAAGCTCAGTCGGCAGGGTTCTATGTGGCCGGATTCGTTACCTACGAAGCTTCGCCCGCCTTCGACTCCGCGCTCGTCACTCCGTCCAGAAGCCCTTTGCCGCTGGCGTGGTTCGCGGCTTTTCGGGAGCCAACGGAATGCCTTCCGCCGCCGGCCGTCGCGCTGCCGCCGCCGTCGGAGCCCGTTCTGCTCACCACCGAAGCCGAGTATTCGCAGTCGGTTCGCCGCGCGCTCGAACACATCCGCGCCGGCGACATCTATCAGGTCAACTACACGGTTCGTGCCGATCTGGACCTGACGGGATGCGACGGCTATTCGCTCTTCCGCGCGCTGCTCGACGCGGTTCCCATGCCCCGTTCCGCTTACATAGACACCGGGGAAGCGCAGATTGTTTCGCTGTCTCCCGAGTTGTTCCTGCGGCGGGTCGGAGACGTCATCGAGTCGCGCCCCATGAAAGGCACCGCTTCCCGGCGGCCTTCGTGGCCGGAAGACGAAGCCGCGCGGCTGGCCCTTGCCGCTGACGAGAAGAACTGTGCCGAGAACGTCATGATCGTAGACCTCATGCGCAACGATTTGGGTCGCATCTGCCGGGCCGGAACGGTAACGGTCCCCGAGCGGTGGCGGGTGGATCGCTTTCCCACTGTCCATCAGATGACCAGCCTCGTGCGCGGCCGGCTGGAAGTGGGGACATCCCTGTTCGATATTTTCGCCGCCACCTTCCCGCCCGGTTCGGTGACGGGCGCGCCCAAAGTGCGGGCCTGCCAAATCATCGCCGAACTCGAATCCGAGCCGCGCGGCATCTACTGCGGAACCATCGGCCTCTTCTTCCCCGGCGGCGACTTTGAACTCAACGTCGCCATCCGCACGCTAACAATTCATCCTTCATCCTTCATCCTTCATCCTTCGGCAGTCCTCGGCATCGGCTCCGGCATCGTAGCCGACAGCGATCCCGCCGCCGAGTGGAAGGAGACCCTGCTGAAAGGCCGGTTCGTCGCGCGGCGGGCGGAGCGGTTTGCGATCTACGAGACGATCCGTTATCAACCCGGCGTGCCGTTCGAGGACCTGCTGGCTCATCTCCATCGGCTCCGCCAATCCTGCTTCTACTTCGGCCGTTGCTTCCCGTTGCGTCGAATTGTCGCCGACCTCCACACGTTGCGGCGCGCGCTCGATGACCGCCCGGCCCGCATCCGGCTCGACGTGGAGGACGAGGATGTTCGCCTCGAAATCGAACGGATCAATCTTACGTGGCCGGAAGAGGGCATGATTATCCAGCTCGCCGATGAGCGGCTTGATCCCGAAGATCCCCGGCTCTACCACAAGACCACGCTTCGTCCCGAGAAATACCACGCGCTGGAGAAAGCCCGGGCTTGCGGCGCGTACGAGTGCCTGTTCCTGAACATGCGCGGAGAGATCACCGAGGGCGCGCTCAGTAATATCCTTCTGAAGATTGGCGGGCAATGGCTGACCCCGGCGCTCGGGTGTGGCTTGCTTCCCGGAGTGTGGCGGGAGAAACAGCTTCGCCGCGGTCGCTGCCGGGAGGCCGTGCTCACGCCCGGCGATTTGGCCGACGCTGAGGAAGTGCGAATGATGAATGCCGTGCGAGGGGAGGGAATCGTGCGGCGGGTGATCGCGTCCGACGGTAGTGTAGTCTACGAGGCGGCTCACTAA